GTCTGCTCTCCTTTTTCCGTTATTCCAAATAAATTCCGGAGTATTTCGATCCATCGAGATCGGACTTCATTCCAATCAACTCCAAGAAGAATAAGAACCCGCATTCCATTGAATAATGACACGAGAGCGACTGCAAGAGTACGCGGATCTGTCTCGGATGGAATAAGGCCTTTATGCTGCTGTTCTGTGATTTCATGAACTGGCTGATTAAGTCCATGCTTCATGCCTTCGATCGATCTTTTCTGAATTTCAGGCTTATGTACTGTCATCCCGAGAATTTCGAAGTACAACGCATGTATTTTAATATCGGGTGACATTATTTGATCGAAGATTTCTATCCATGCATCAACCGGGCATGTATCGGAATTACAGGTTGTCTTTATATCACGATATTGCGTCTGGAGGTAATTTGCACTTTCTATAACCAGTTCATCCTTATTCTTAAAATAGCGGTAGAGAGCGGGTTTGCTGACATCAAGGCGGCGGGCAATATCATCCATTGTAGTGTTACAGTATCCTTTTTCATACATTACCTCCAGCCCTGCTTCAACAATTCTTTTTTTTGCCTCTTCCCTGTACTCAGGTAGCATCTTCGACAACACAATCACCTTCTCAAACTTTAGTGTCAACTCATATATATTTTACCAATAAAATACAAAAGTTACTAATCAGTAACTTTAATTACTATTAAGTATTATTAATACTATTGATCGGTCAATTATGATGTAAAAAGTTAGAAAAATGAGATCTCAGAATCAAGAAAAACAAAAGCAGGTTCATGGAGGATGAGATTATGGAAAAACCGGACAACACTGAAAACAGAATTCTTGAGACCAGCGGGAAGAAAAAAGGATCGAGTATTACAGCTGAGAATGTAGCGTTCGTCAGAGCTCTCGAATCGCTCAAGCCGGAGGGCGAACGCATTTGCTATGACCCATATGCAGTCCGCTTTCTCAGCCAACAATATTTGGTATTTTTGAAAATGGCAGTTCATGACCCCTCCAAAACACCGTTCCCTGGTGTGCATAATTCGCTTTCGGCAAGAGTCAGATATTTTGATGATTTTGTGAAAAAGTTTATTGACGAAGGACTTGAGCAGCTGGTCATCCTGGGTGCAGGATATGATACTCGGGCATACAGAATCGAAGGACTGAAGGGTAAAGTAAGGGTTTTCGAAGTTGACCATCCTGAAACTCAAGGCGTGAAAATGGAAAAGATCAAAGATATCTTCGGCTCGCTCCCGGATCACATCGAGTATGTTTCGGTTGATTTTGGGATCGAAGACTTTGGTCAGCAACTGCTGGAACATGGATACGAAAAGTCACTGAAGACCGTCTTCATAATGGAAGGTTTAATCTACTACCTTCCACCGAAAGCCGTTGATGAGATGCTGTCCTTTATCGCAAAAAATTCGGGCATCGGGAGTGCAATCATCTTCGATTATGTCCATGAGTCCAGTATTGATAGAACGGATGGAATATGCGGCGTGCAGTGTACGGCATGCGACCAGAATGCAATAAAGAATGCCGCAAAAGATATGGCGCAGCAGGGAGAGCCTTATAAGTTCGGCATCAAAGAAGGAATGATCGAGGAGTTCATTACTCAGTGCGGTTTTTCCCAGTTCTGTAATGTAACCAGTGAAGACTATAAAAAGGCCTATTTCCATGGGATCAATGAAAGTCGGCCAGTATGCTGCTTGTCATATTTCGCCCATGCGGTAGTGGAGTAAAATCCTATAACCAATTACGGACTCGTGCGTGGACGGTCTGGATTTTCGTCTTTACCTGTGTAGCAGGTAATCTTATTTTTCAATTTTATTTTTGCTCAGAGATAAGTGAGATAATGGAGAAAAGACATTTTTATATCTCAAATAGTAAAATTCGTATTCCTGCCATCCTGTGGGGAAAGCAGAGTGAAAAGTTGTTGATTGAGGTTCATGGCAACTTTTCTAATAAAGAAGACACTGTAATTTCCATGATGGCACAAAAGGCCGTTGAAAAAGGTTACCAGGCGTTAGACTTTGACCTGCCTATGCACGGTGAGCGCGTGGATGAGGAATATGCTTGTATTCCAGAAAATTGCGTAAGTGATCTGGCTGCTGTTTATGAATATGCAAAGTCGCTTGCGTCTGATATTCATTTGTTTGCGTGTAGCTTGGGAGCCTATTTCAGTCTTCTTGCCTATCACGACCTTAACATAAAGCAAAGTTTATTTCTTTCACCCATTGTCAACATGGAACGCATCATAAGCAACATGATGGAAGGTTTCCAGGTAAGCGAAGAAAGACTAAAAGCAGAGCATAAAATCCGATTGCCGATTGGGCAGACACTAGAATGGAACTATTATTGCTACGTTAAAGAAAACCCAATTTGTTTTAAATGGAAAGTACCTACTGCCATTTTGTATGGTTCTGACGATAATCTGTCCGAATGGGACGAGATCTCAGCATTTGCAGCGAGGTATCACTCAACAGTTAAGGTTCTGGAGCACGGGGAGCATTACTTCCATACGGAAGAGCAATTGCAGATATTTGATAGATGGGCAGGTCAATTACCCCTCCCTGTCGCTGATGCTCCGAGGAAGGGGCTTGTAACTAACTTACGTTGTTACGTTTGGGTTATTGACAGAAACCCTACTCAGGCAAGATATACCTGCTTGAGCAATGTTCAAAGCGGCATTAAGATCAGCATGTATCTGAAAACCGCAATCTCTACAATGGTAAGAACTACCGTTCCGGTTACTCTTCCGAATATCTCCACATTTGGAGCATTTCTGAGAAGAGAAACGAGGATCAACATAGATAACTCTCTTACCAAGAGCTTCTGCTTTGTACTCAAGGAACTGAGCAAGTTGATAGAAAGCCCAAGAATTAAGCTTCCGGTTGAAGTCTTTACCTTTCCGGTTTTGGACTCTAATACTTGTGAGGTCTTCAAGTGAAAATATATCTTAAGGCATATTAACAATGGTTTTCGAGATGCAGTGATTAGTATCAGTCACAAACCGTCTTTCTTTTCGACTCATCTTCTTGAGAAGACATTTAGCCGACTTAGTGCCTTTGGACTGCAATTGTTTACGGAGATATGCGTATTTGCCCCTAACGTTTTTTATGGATTTTCCGTTAAAGAAAACGTTGTTAGAGCAAACTGCAATATTTACGATACCTCTATCAATTCCGAGAATTCTGTTTCCAGAATGTTCGGGAGAGTCTTTTCTGAAAATTACATGCAGGAAAAAAGTATTTTTCTTGACATCATATTTTAGAGTAGAACTTCTGACTTCCCAATTAACATACTCTTGATAACATTCAGGGATGTTAAAAGTTGCTTTAATTCTTCCGTTGATTGTAGCAATGCTCACACTTTCTGTTTTCAGGTAGTAAGTGATTACTCTCTAATTATATCTGATGGATGCGAAAGGCTTTGCTGCTGGAAGATGTTTAAGTTTGACTCCTTTAAGAGCTTCGTAAGCAACATCTCTAGCACCCTGAACAAGAGAAGAAGGAAGCTCTGGATATTTTTCTCGAATATCTTTGTAGGTAGCGTGATGGATAGATACCTTGCTATGGGTTTTGTGTTCAAAACCATATTGAGCGACTTCTTTAAACACAGTGTTAAAAAGAGTAATAGTTTTCTTGAGGGTTTCTTTATCTTCCTCAGAAACACTGAGTTTAAGTTTAATCGTTCTATCCATATTCATATATTACACTTAATACATTATATAAATAATGGAGGTGTAGAGCAGGTTGACGCATTCTTCCTCTCCCTGCCAGTCTGATGACTGTCGAGGAAGGGGTATCCTGCTTATTTGAGATGAAAATCTGCTGTAAAACTTGATGGGATACTGTAAACAGAGAGGTATCCAGCTTATTATTCTTTACACATGCAGTTAGCGAATTACTGAAGTTTCACAGGCAGAGAAATAAAGAAAAGTAATAAATGCAGGCCGGTCAATATACTGCCCTTAACAGGATTTGATACAATGGCCCATATTATCGTTGACCAGGATCGCTGCACAGGGTGCGGTATTTGCGTAAAAATATGCTCTTCAGGTATTATCAATCCGGCTGCTGAGACCCATCTCCCGCATGTGCCTGAAGACAACATTTCTCGCTGTCTATACTGCGGGCACTGCGAAGCTTTCTGCCCTTCTCAGGCTCTCATTCTGAATCTCCGTCCTGATGAGAAAGTTACCCTTCCTGCCGATGCAGGTACTATCTCTCCAGAGGATCTGGCTTTCTATATCAAGAAACGCAGGTCTGTCAGGCATTTTACCAGGGAGCCTGTACCAAAAGAGAAAATTCTTGAAGTCCTCGATATTGCCCGTTATGCAGCATCCGGAACTAACGGTCAGCCGGTGGAGTGGCTGGTTGTTCACGACCCGGAGAAAGTCAGGAAGATTGCTGGGCTCACCATCGAATGGATGAGGAGCCTGCTGAACACTCCCCACCCGATGAGTAGCTATGTCCCGATGCTTATCTCGGCGTGGGAGCAGGGATACGATGTCATTTGCCGGGGTGCTCCGCATCTGCTTTTTGCCCACATTCCGGAAAAGAACCCTGTTGCACCGGTCGATGCCATTATTGCCCTCACCCATTTTGATATTGCTGCGCCTGCATTCGGAATCGGAACCTGCTGGGCTGGCTTTGTTGCAGCGGCTGCCATGTACTATGAGCCTCTCCAGAAGGAACTCGGCCTGCCCGCAGGAAGGAAATGTGCCTATGCAATGATGTTCGGTAACCCGCAGTACAAGATCTATGGAATTCCTCGCAGGAAGCCACTTGAAGTTATGTGGCAGTAAAGTTTTGAAAGGTTTTGAGGGATGTTCAATCCCTCTTCCTTATATAGCCAGATGCCTGCGGGAACTTGTGCATCATACCATACGACTTGCCGGATGGGTAATATTCGGCCCCGAGTTGAATTTTGCCAGCTATTTTTTCATCTGTCATATATTCAATAAATGCAAGCGCCAGATCAATGCCAGCAGAAATGCCTGCCGAGGTCCAGATGTTGCCATCCCTTACAATCCGGTCCTCTATAACTTCAACATCGCCTAATTCTCGTAGCTTCTGAAGTGAAGCCCAGTGGGTAGTAGCTCGTTTGTTTGTGAGCAGACCGGCGCGATGAAGGATGAATGTGCCGGTACAGACAGAAAGGACAGCTTTACAGTTCTCAGCCTGCCTGGCAACGAATTGAATTAGGGATGGATTGTCCACTTCTCTGCGCGTGCCTTCTCCACCCGGCACAAGGAGAAAATCAAGTGGAGGGCAGTCTTCAAAGGTGGCGTGAGGATTTATAGACATCCCTTTACTACAGATCACAGGTTCGGGATTTTCGGCAATCATCAGGCAGTTTTCAGGTCCCTGAGCAAATTTGCTCCAGAGTGATATTATTTCCCAGGGACCGACAAGATCAAGTTCTTCAAGGCCTGGGAAAATCAAAAATCCGAAATTCATGTTACAAAGTTAGCGGATGTTTTGTAAATAATTTTCTATGGCAGAATCCTCTGCAGTTCTATGCTTTTTGTTCACTATGTTTTAGGATCACAAAAAAGTAAGATTTGCTCAATTGAACTGAAAAATAAACTGATTTTTTGTTAGTCGAAAACGAGTTTGAGGTAGAGTATTTTAAGAAATGAGGAATTAGTGTCAAGGCCGGTTTACTTTTCCCCACTTTGGTCGGTTTAAATTTCCTCACCTATTATAGCTAATAAACCAAAACCGATAAAAGACAAAGCTAAAATCCAATAAACTATTTTCCATGCAATTTTAATAACACTATCACGTGATTGATCTGCTTGTGATCCTTATACATGCATTGCGCTTTTTCGAGTTACCTATATCCCAATTATTTAATGCGGGAGAAGGGATTCGAACCCCTGAACGTCTGCACGAACAGATCTTGAGTCTGCCACCGTTGACCGCTTGGTTACTCCCGCGCTTTTTGGAAATCCAATTAGGTAAAGTTATAACTAGCATATAAAGCTAATCCTGTGAGTGAGCTAATTCCGCTGATTTTTGAGCCAGCGGATAGTCTCAAACCGTTTAATCTCTTTTTTCATTTCAAAGTATCCGTTTCCGGCTTAATGTTTATCCGGGTTTAGAGAGCTTCGGGTTTTTCTTAAGAACTGTTTACATGGACCCAGTCAAGATACTCCTCCTCCCCCTTAACTTCCCAGAATTCGATGGCAGGTAAGCTATAAGTGTGAAGATGCTTTACGGTTCCGATTATTTCGTCAAGGCGGGAAGAGTCAGTCTTAACAAGCAGGACTATCTCGTTTTGCTCTTCTACCTTTTCTTCCCATCTGTAGATTGAAAATGTCGGAAACATGTTTACGCAGGCTGCGAGCCTTCTTACAACAAGTTCTCTTGCAATTTCCGATGCATTTTCCATACTTCCAGCTGTGATGTACACGATTCCTATCATGAAACACTCACCTCATACAAAGTTCTTATAAGCACAAACGTACTGAACTGTACTTGCATTGTTATTCGTGCACTTATTATCTATTGCCTAAGGCATAAAACATGATCCTTCACAGCATAACCTATAAAATGACATGACCTTAAGAGCTATAAAATGACCCTGCCGGAGCATTAAAAATTATAATTCCATGTACCTTTTTATATAATTATGATGTATTATTACGAAACAAGGTTTCATGGTATAATACAGAGGAACTAAAACGTATTTATAATAAGATAGACTACGGGTTTAACAGCATTAATTATTTGAATGTATGCTGGCTCCAGATAATTGCTACTTAAAACGGCAACTTGAAGCTTGCAAACTGCGCCGAAGGATTGCTTGCGGCACTAATCTCTTTATTGAAGATATATTCTAAATACAGTTATATCTGATCAACAGCCAATCAGTTGACGGTCAACCTATTGACATTTAACCTATTGACATTTAACCTATTGACATTTAACCTATTGACATTTAACCTATTGACATTTAACCTATTGACATACTTGATTAATATTCCCAATTAATATCCCCAATCAATATTCCCAATTAATATTCCCAATCCAGAGCCTATAATGGTTCTGCTTAATCATTTCGGAGAATTTCCTTGAGCAGCACAAGCATTGTACTGGGTATTTTTTTACTGTACTGGTTCCTTATCTCCATTCTAGATAGAAGGGGAATTCTGGAAAAGTATAACATAAGCACTTTCGGTCCTCTTCCTATCCTCATGATCAGGACAACAAAGGGTCTTAAACTGCTGGACATTCTTGCCCGCCCGAAAAGTTACTGGAGGGTTTTTGCAAACGTCGGGATCCTTATGATGTTTGCGGGCATGGTAGCTATGTTCCTGGTCATTGCTATTTCGGACCTTGCGCTCTATACCTCGTTTCTTAACAACAGCGTGCCTGAGCCTGGGAAATACAATGCCCCAAGGAATATACTGCTGATCCCGGGAGTGAATGAATTTATTCCTTTTACCTGGGGTGTTATTGCTCTCATAGTTACTCTTGTAGTGCACGAGTTTTCCCATGCAATCCTGTGCAGGGTTGAAGACATCAGGGTCAAATCCATGGGAATCCTGTTTGCCCTTGTCCCTATAGGGGGTTTTGCGGAACCTGATGATGAACAGCTTTTTGGCAAAAAAGAAGAAGTAAAAAAAGAGCTGTCGCTGACAGCTACGATTGAAGAAATCGAGGCATGGGAACAGAGGGAAAGAGAGGAAAAAAGGCTGAATAATAAGCAAAAAGGCGCAGCAGCAGCAGCCATTCCTGTACCCAAAGAAACAAAACCTGAGCCGGAAGTGACAGCCACAAGAACTCAGAGAGCCCGTATCCTTGCTGCCGGAGTTATGGCTAATTTCTGCGTTGCTTTTGTAGCCTTTCTGCTCTTTTTCGGTCCCGTACTCGGGGCAATTGCTCCCCTCAGCGATGCCATGATAGTTGGCATTAACGAAAGTTCTCCGGCTCAGCTTGCAGGGCTTCAGAAAGACATGGTGATTACACAGGTTGATGATACTGAAGTCACCACAGGCATGGACCTTCTCTCCTATCTGGAAACTGTCGAGCCAGGAGATACCGTGCGCATCCATGCTTCACAAGATAATACTGTTTCAGTCTATGAGTTAAAGGTTCCTTCTTCTCCGGAGGAATGCTTCAGTGGAGTGCCTGTAGGAGGTGTCGTTGAAGGAAGTCCTGCAGAAGCAGCAGGGATCGAAACCGGAATGACAATGCTCCGGCTTAATGATACACAAATGCGAAGCATTGCAAGTTTTGTAAATTTCATGGAAGGAACGGAGGCAAACCAGACCATAGAAGTTGAGGTGCTTCCTTCCGCAAATTATACAGGTGAACTTACAGAAAACGGCACTGCCATTTTTGACATCCAGCTTGCCCCACACCCTTCAGACAGTGAAAGCGGCTTCCTTGGAGTGATCTACGGAAGTAGTGGGGTTCTGGAGTGCCAGATGCTTGGAATGTCCATCTGGATGCCCCAGGCAAAGTTCTATCTCGAAGCACTCAAGCAGATTCCCTCCCTTCTTACCGAGCCGGTAGGCTGGATTATCCTTTTCGGGCTTCCCATATATGGGTTTGCAGGTGAGGGATTCCGCGGCTTTTCAGGCACTATCGCACAATTTTACCAGCCTGTTGGATGGGCAGAGCCCCTCGGAGTCGGGATTTTCTGGATTGCAAACTCCCTGCTCTGGATTGGGTGGCTGAACTTCTACGTGGGCCTGTTCAACTGCCTGCCTGCAGTGCCTCTTGATGGAGGACATGTATTCAGGGACTATACCTATTCCCTCATGTACAGGTTCACAAGGAACGAAGGAGTTGCGGAAAGGGTTTCAAATTCCATCACTGCAAGTTTCTCCATGCTGATTCTGTTCTCGTTCCTTTTCATGATATTCGGGCCTTTCATAGGGCAGTGGATCTGAACAGCCTGAACTGAGAACAGCTCAAAACGAAACAACATCGAAATATCCAGATCAGTTCAGTTGATTAGGAAATAGGAAATCTGCCGGAAAGCTGGAATTAAACTTATTCTTCCGGCTTTCCTGATTCTTTTACGATTACCAAATATTGATTTTGATGATTGCGAGTCTTTTTTTGACCAGCGGGTTTTACTGTCTGCTGATCTCAATGACCTTTGATAATTTTCAAGCGAAATTCTATGAATATATAGAGATATTAATAAAGATTATAAGGTACTTTGACCTACTTCAGAAGTAAAACTAAGGCAGGACACTGAACATGTTTTCTTCAGATAAAAAGAAGAATCGAAGAGCAAGGTCTAAAAAACTCATTCGCAAAAGACTGAATCTGGCATACAAGATCGTAGCTTTACTCCTGATCACTATTTATGTCCTGCTTTTCAAGCATAT
The genomic region above belongs to Methanosarcina horonobensis HB-1 = JCM 15518 and contains:
- a CDS encoding SAM-dependent methyltransferase, which translates into the protein MEKPDNTENRILETSGKKKGSSITAENVAFVRALESLKPEGERICYDPYAVRFLSQQYLVFLKMAVHDPSKTPFPGVHNSLSARVRYFDDFVKKFIDEGLEQLVILGAGYDTRAYRIEGLKGKVRVFEVDHPETQGVKMEKIKDIFGSLPDHIEYVSVDFGIEDFGQQLLEHGYEKSLKTVFIMEGLIYYLPPKAVDEMLSFIAKNSGIGSAIIFDYVHESSIDRTDGICGVQCTACDQNAIKNAAKDMAQQGEPYKFGIKEGMIEEFITQCGFSQFCNVTSEDYKKAYFHGINESRPVCCLSYFAHAVVE
- a CDS encoding transposase; protein product: MFSLEDLTSIRVQNRKGKDFNRKLNSWAFYQLAQFLEYKAEALGKRVIYVDPRFSSQKCSKCGDIRKSNRNGSSYHCRDCGFQIHADLNAALNIAQAGISCLSRVSVNNPNVTT
- a CDS encoding site-2 protease family protein, with protein sequence MSSTSIVLGIFLLYWFLISILDRRGILEKYNISTFGPLPILMIRTTKGLKLLDILARPKSYWRVFANVGILMMFAGMVAMFLVIAISDLALYTSFLNNSVPEPGKYNAPRNILLIPGVNEFIPFTWGVIALIVTLVVHEFSHAILCRVEDIRVKSMGILFALVPIGGFAEPDDEQLFGKKEEVKKELSLTATIEEIEAWEQREREEKRLNNKQKGAAAAAIPVPKETKPEPEVTATRTQRARILAAGVMANFCVAFVAFLLFFGPVLGAIAPLSDAMIVGINESSPAQLAGLQKDMVITQVDDTEVTTGMDLLSYLETVEPGDTVRIHASQDNTVSVYELKVPSSPEECFSGVPVGGVVEGSPAEAAGIETGMTMLRLNDTQMRSIASFVNFMEGTEANQTIEVEVLPSANYTGELTENGTAIFDIQLAPHPSDSESGFLGVIYGSSGVLECQMLGMSIWMPQAKFYLEALKQIPSLLTEPVGWIILFGLPIYGFAGEGFRGFSGTIAQFYQPVGWAEPLGVGIFWIANSLLWIGWLNFYVGLFNCLPAVPLDGGHVFRDYTYSLMYRFTRNEGVAERVSNSITASFSMLILFSFLFMIFGPFIGQWI
- a CDS encoding TetR/AcrR family transcriptional regulator yields the protein MLPEYREEAKKRIVEAGLEVMYEKGYCNTTMDDIARRLDVSKPALYRYFKNKDELVIESANYLQTQYRDIKTTCNSDTCPVDAWIEIFDQIMSPDIKIHALYFEILGMTVHKPEIQKRSIEGMKHGLNQPVHEITEQQHKGLIPSETDPRTLAVALVSLFNGMRVLILLGVDWNEVRSRWIEILRNLFGITEKGEQTKCSRDCKLFEDCNNVLKA
- a CDS encoding nitroreductase family protein — encoded protein: MAHIIVDQDRCTGCGICVKICSSGIINPAAETHLPHVPEDNISRCLYCGHCEAFCPSQALILNLRPDEKVTLPADAGTISPEDLAFYIKKRRSVRHFTREPVPKEKILEVLDIARYAASGTNGQPVEWLVVHDPEKVRKIAGLTIEWMRSLLNTPHPMSSYVPMLISAWEQGYDVICRGAPHLLFAHIPEKNPVAPVDAIIALTHFDIAAPAFGIGTCWAGFVAAAAMYYEPLQKELGLPAGRKCAYAMMFGNPQYKIYGIPRRKPLEVMWQ
- the cutA gene encoding divalent-cation tolerance protein CutA, which codes for MIGIVYITAGSMENASEIARELVVRRLAACVNMFPTFSIYRWEEKVEEQNEIVLLVKTDSSRLDEIIGTVKHLHTYSLPAIEFWEVKGEEEYLDWVHVNSS
- a CDS encoding DJ-1/PfpI family protein yields the protein MNFGFLIFPGLEELDLVGPWEIISLWSKFAQGPENCLMIAENPEPVICSKGMSINPHATFEDCPPLDFLLVPGGEGTRREVDNPSLIQFVARQAENCKAVLSVCTGTFILHRAGLLTNKRATTHWASLQKLRELGDVEVIEDRIVRDGNIWTSAGISAGIDLALAFIEYMTDEKIAGKIQLGAEYYPSGKSYGMMHKFPQASGYIRKRD
- a CDS encoding transposase; the encoded protein is MSIATINGRIKATFNIPECYQEYVNWEVRSSTLKYDVKKNTFFLHVIFRKDSPEHSGNRILGIDRGIVNIAVCSNNVFFNGKSIKNVRGKYAYLRKQLQSKGTKSAKCLLKKMSRKERRFVTDTNHCISKTIVNMP